A stretch of Microbacterium sp. 4R-513 DNA encodes these proteins:
- a CDS encoding glycoside hydrolase family 2 TIM barrel-domain containing protein: MIRLPFADGWTVGPKLGAFESPEPGQEPRPVRLPHDALRDLERSADSPQGVHAGYYPGGVFEYAKTFDVPEEWRERSVQLEFEGVYRDAAVFLNGEFVAHRPNGYTGFVVEADAYLRFGETNRITVEARAHKDSRWYSGAGIYRPVHLLVSEPVHMPLDGVRVTTPDIDAERAMVAVATTVRNTTRHTRETRVEWSVVAPSGDEVAAGTAPVTVLPGEPATARVRLAVDEPALWSTDTPALYTLHTTLSGIDGTLLDTDETLFGIRTLQVDARHGLRVNGETVKLRGACVHHDNGPLGAATIGAAEDRRIRLLKAAGFNAIRSAHNPISRAMLDACDRHGVLVMDELTDVWTESKTAFDYSLAFPDWWRTDAAALVAKDVNHPSVVMYSIGNEILELGTPIGAAWGRRLAEELRRLDDTRFITNGINGIIANLDRMSDAQAELTDKDPNTMMAEMGEQMALMNASDLVSRSIEESASVLDVVGFNYGDSRYEPDAAAYPHRVIVGSETFPERIDALWALVERFPHVIGDFTWTGWDYLGEAGIGRVDYTDVEGYAPTGTAGPYPYLLAESGDIDITGHRRTVSYWREIVFGLRRAPYIAVHRPQHFGRPTARTPWSWDDSVASWSWDAEPGAPVTVDVYAAADDVELLLDGRSLGVARVGEDKGFLARFQTEYRPGELTAIARRDGVETARHVLRTAGGDLRLAARVEQDGVGTDADSLAFVGITLEDASGVVPCDQDRRITVEVEGPAVLAGLGTGRARTEESFAGPSVTTYDGRALAIIRPTDAGTITVTVSAEGLGEASVVVTAS, from the coding sequence GTGATCCGCCTTCCGTTCGCCGACGGGTGGACCGTCGGCCCGAAGCTCGGCGCGTTCGAATCGCCCGAGCCGGGTCAGGAGCCCCGGCCCGTGCGGCTGCCGCACGACGCGCTGCGCGACCTCGAGCGCTCCGCCGATTCGCCTCAGGGGGTGCACGCCGGCTACTACCCGGGCGGCGTCTTCGAGTACGCCAAGACGTTCGACGTACCGGAGGAGTGGCGCGAGCGGAGCGTGCAGCTCGAGTTCGAGGGGGTGTACCGCGATGCCGCCGTCTTCCTCAACGGCGAGTTCGTCGCACATCGCCCGAACGGCTACACGGGCTTCGTGGTCGAGGCCGACGCGTACCTGCGCTTCGGCGAGACCAACCGCATCACCGTCGAGGCGCGCGCGCACAAGGACAGCCGGTGGTATTCCGGCGCTGGCATCTACCGTCCGGTGCACCTCCTCGTGAGCGAGCCCGTGCACATGCCGCTCGACGGTGTGCGGGTGACGACGCCCGACATCGACGCCGAGCGCGCGATGGTCGCCGTCGCGACGACCGTGCGCAACACGACACGGCACACCCGCGAGACGCGGGTCGAGTGGTCCGTGGTCGCCCCGTCGGGCGATGAGGTCGCCGCCGGCACCGCGCCCGTCACGGTGCTCCCCGGCGAGCCCGCGACCGCCCGCGTCCGGCTCGCGGTCGACGAGCCCGCGCTGTGGAGCACCGACACGCCAGCGCTCTACACGCTGCACACCACTCTGAGCGGTATCGACGGCACGCTGCTCGACACCGATGAGACCCTGTTCGGCATCCGGACGCTCCAGGTCGACGCGCGGCACGGCCTGCGGGTCAACGGCGAGACGGTCAAGCTCCGCGGCGCATGCGTCCATCACGACAACGGCCCGCTCGGTGCGGCGACCATCGGAGCGGCCGAGGATCGCCGCATCCGTCTCCTCAAGGCGGCCGGATTCAACGCGATCCGAAGCGCGCACAACCCGATCAGCCGTGCGATGCTCGACGCCTGCGACCGCCACGGTGTGCTCGTGATGGACGAGCTCACCGACGTGTGGACCGAGTCGAAGACCGCGTTCGACTACTCGCTCGCCTTCCCGGACTGGTGGAGGACGGATGCCGCGGCGCTCGTGGCAAAGGACGTCAACCACCCGAGCGTCGTCATGTACTCGATCGGGAATGAGATCCTCGAGCTCGGCACGCCGATCGGAGCGGCGTGGGGACGGCGACTCGCCGAGGAGCTCCGCCGTCTCGACGACACGCGCTTCATCACCAACGGGATCAACGGCATCATCGCCAACCTCGATCGCATGTCGGACGCGCAGGCCGAGCTGACCGACAAGGATCCGAACACGATGATGGCCGAGATGGGGGAGCAGATGGCCCTCATGAACGCCTCGGACCTCGTCTCGCGATCGATCGAGGAGTCCGCGTCGGTGCTCGACGTGGTCGGCTTCAACTACGGCGACTCGCGCTATGAACCGGATGCCGCAGCCTACCCGCACCGAGTCATCGTCGGCTCCGAGACGTTCCCCGAGCGGATCGACGCGCTCTGGGCGCTCGTCGAACGCTTTCCCCACGTCATCGGCGACTTCACCTGGACCGGCTGGGACTACCTCGGCGAAGCGGGCATCGGGCGCGTGGATTACACCGATGTCGAGGGCTATGCCCCGACCGGCACCGCCGGCCCCTACCCCTACCTCCTCGCCGAGTCGGGGGACATCGACATCACGGGCCACCGCCGCACGGTGTCCTACTGGCGCGAGATCGTCTTCGGCCTGCGCCGAGCGCCCTACATCGCGGTGCACCGTCCGCAGCACTTCGGCCGCCCGACGGCGCGCACGCCGTGGTCGTGGGACGACTCCGTGGCCTCATGGTCGTGGGACGCCGAACCCGGCGCCCCCGTCACGGTCGACGTGTACGCCGCCGCCGACGACGTGGAACTGCTCCTCGACGGCAGGTCGCTGGGCGTCGCCCGCGTCGGCGAGGACAAGGGGTTCCTGGCCAGGTTCCAGACCGAGTACCGGCCCGGCGAGCTGACGGCGATTGCGCGCCGCGACGGGGTCGAGACCGCCCGGCACGTGCTCCGCACTGCGGGCGGCGACCTCCGGCTCGCGGCCCGCGTCGAGCAGGACGGGGTGGGGACGGATGCCGATTCCCTGGCCTTCGTCGGGATCACGCTCGAGGATGCGAGCGGTGTCGTGCCGTGCGACCAGGACCGCCGCATCACGGTCGAGGTCGAGGGACCCGCCGTGCTGGCGGGTCTCGGCACGGGCCGCGCCCGCACTGAGGAGTCGTTCGCGGGCCCGTCGGTCACGACCTATGACGGGCGTGCGCTCGCGATCATCCGGCCGACCGACGCGGGCACGATCACCGTGACCGTCTCGGCCGAGGGCCTCGGCGAGGCATCCGTCGTCGTCACCGCTTCCTGA
- a CDS encoding MFS transporter, with the protein MFRSFSVFNYRVWFFGALISNVGQWMQATALSWVVLTELTDNDAGAMGITMALQFAPPLLLVGVTGWVADRFERRKLLAVTQSLLLVLGVTIGILLLMGVMTLPLMYAFAFALGMVAAFDNPARQAFVSDVVSRENASNAVALNAASFNGARMIGPAVAGVVIVAVGTGWVFLVNGVTFLAMLVALVLIRPGELVPRSKNAGAGRLADGFRYVGKRPDLMVAFAMVFLLGAFGMNFPIFASTMAIEFGQEADGYGLLSSILAIGSLTGALLAARRDRARIRVVVAGTALFAVAGAVSAFMPTYWLYAVTLMVTGFAVVTTLTTANGYVQTTTDPALRGRVLALYMAILMGGTPIGAPIVGWVAATYGPRVAILLGAVAALVAFSIGAVWMLASGRVRRHESRRFRLTIDETLPVRVIAPAPAEFSDEVAGTTPIRLPREPRTSPVPAPERRSA; encoded by the coding sequence ATGTTCCGCTCGTTCTCGGTGTTCAACTACCGCGTCTGGTTCTTCGGCGCGCTCATCTCCAACGTCGGCCAGTGGATGCAGGCCACGGCGCTCAGCTGGGTCGTGCTGACCGAGCTCACCGACAACGACGCGGGCGCCATGGGCATCACGATGGCGCTGCAGTTCGCTCCCCCGCTGCTGCTCGTCGGCGTCACGGGCTGGGTGGCCGACCGCTTCGAGCGACGCAAGCTGCTCGCCGTCACGCAGAGCCTGCTGCTCGTGCTCGGCGTCACGATCGGCATCCTGCTGCTCATGGGCGTCATGACCCTGCCGCTCATGTATGCCTTCGCCTTCGCGCTCGGCATGGTGGCCGCCTTCGACAACCCCGCCCGCCAGGCGTTCGTCTCCGACGTCGTCTCGCGCGAGAACGCGTCGAATGCGGTCGCGCTCAACGCGGCATCCTTCAACGGCGCCCGCATGATCGGCCCCGCGGTCGCGGGAGTCGTCATCGTCGCGGTGGGCACGGGGTGGGTGTTCCTCGTCAACGGAGTGACGTTCCTCGCCATGCTCGTCGCCCTCGTGCTCATCCGCCCGGGCGAACTGGTCCCCCGCTCGAAGAACGCCGGCGCCGGCCGCCTCGCCGACGGCTTCCGCTACGTCGGCAAGCGCCCCGACCTCATGGTCGCCTTCGCGATGGTCTTCCTGCTCGGCGCCTTCGGCATGAACTTCCCGATCTTCGCATCGACGATGGCGATCGAGTTCGGCCAGGAGGCCGACGGCTACGGCCTGCTGAGCTCGATCCTCGCAATCGGCTCGCTCACGGGCGCCCTGCTCGCCGCGCGCCGCGACCGCGCCCGCATCCGCGTCGTCGTCGCAGGTACCGCGCTGTTCGCCGTCGCCGGAGCCGTCTCGGCCTTCATGCCGACGTACTGGCTCTACGCCGTCACCCTCATGGTCACCGGATTCGCCGTCGTGACCACCCTCACGACCGCCAACGGCTACGTGCAGACCACGACCGATCCGGCCCTCCGCGGTCGCGTCCTCGCGCTGTACATGGCGATCCTCATGGGCGGCACCCCGATCGGCGCCCCGATCGTGGGCTGGGTCGCGGCGACTTACGGGCCGCGAGTCGCGATCCTGCTGGGTGCGGTCGCAGCGCTCGTCGCATTCTCGATCGGAGCGGTCTGGATGCTGGCCTCCGGCCGCGTCCGCCGCCACGAGTCCCGCCGGTTCCGCCTCACGATCGACGAGACGCTGCCCGTCCGGGTCATCGCGCCGGCCCCGGCGGAGTTCAGCGACGAGGTCGCCGGAACGACGCCGATCCGCCTCCCCCGCGAGCCCCGGACGTCGCCCGTCCCCGCGCCCGAGCGCCGCAGCGCCTGA
- a CDS encoding MarR family transcriptional regulator, giving the protein MKKTATAEAPAPELATEASELRIATFRLARRLRAQRAIDSMSDGQFAVLATLKMHGRHTLGELAERERVSAPSMNRTVNCLEESGYLTRTPDEIDRRKVNIALTEEGLDVVEETVRRRDAWLEGAISSLPPEKRAILLEAAEVMREVASL; this is encoded by the coding sequence ATGAAGAAGACTGCGACCGCCGAAGCGCCGGCACCAGAGCTCGCGACCGAAGCATCCGAACTGCGCATCGCCACCTTCCGCCTCGCCCGGCGTCTGCGCGCACAGCGCGCGATCGACTCGATGAGCGACGGACAGTTCGCGGTGCTGGCGACGCTCAAGATGCACGGCCGCCACACGCTGGGCGAGCTCGCCGAGCGCGAGCGCGTCTCAGCGCCGTCGATGAACCGCACGGTCAACTGCCTCGAGGAGTCCGGGTATCTCACCCGCACCCCCGACGAGATCGACCGCCGCAAGGTGAACATCGCCCTCACCGAGGAGGGCCTCGACGTCGTCGAAGAGACCGTGCGCCGACGTGACGCGTGGCTCGAAGGAGCCATCTCGAGCCTGCCCCCCGAGAAGCGGGCGATCCTCCTCGAGGCCGCCGAGGTCATGCGGGAGGTGGCGTCGCTGTGA
- a CDS encoding alpha/beta fold hydrolase — protein sequence MPEFIDVHGIAIVYDVHPAKTEPRAVVQLLHGVGEHVGRYAALVERLAAEGYTVYADDHRGHGRTGMKQHGSKDKLGRLGPGGHRAAVAAVWQFTELIRAENPGLPLILLGHSWGSFLSQILLNDHPEAYDAVVLSGSALRWPGSLNAGNLNAPWKAKDATGTEWLSSDHAVGAAFLEDPHTTSVPLARLFGPVEAARLFGRPRRNLGRDIPVLLMVGRDDTVGGPQSVHRLADAYRTRSGLTDVTTLVYPGARHEIFNEVMQEDVRGDLVRWLDARFPARD from the coding sequence ATGCCCGAGTTCATCGATGTGCACGGCATCGCGATCGTCTACGACGTTCATCCCGCGAAGACCGAGCCGCGCGCCGTCGTGCAGCTGCTGCATGGCGTGGGGGAGCACGTCGGCCGTTACGCCGCGCTCGTCGAGCGGCTCGCCGCAGAGGGCTACACGGTCTATGCCGACGACCATCGCGGCCACGGCCGGACGGGGATGAAGCAGCACGGCTCGAAGGACAAGCTCGGCCGCCTCGGTCCCGGCGGGCACCGCGCCGCCGTCGCGGCCGTGTGGCAGTTCACCGAGCTCATCCGCGCCGAGAACCCCGGGCTGCCGCTCATCCTGCTGGGGCACTCGTGGGGCTCGTTCCTGTCGCAGATCCTCCTCAACGACCACCCCGAGGCGTACGACGCGGTCGTCCTGTCTGGCTCTGCCCTGCGTTGGCCCGGCTCGCTCAACGCCGGGAACCTCAATGCGCCGTGGAAGGCGAAGGATGCCACGGGCACCGAGTGGCTCTCCTCCGACCACGCCGTCGGGGCAGCCTTCCTCGAAGATCCGCACACGACGAGCGTGCCGCTCGCCCGGCTGTTCGGACCCGTCGAGGCTGCGCGCCTGTTCGGGCGTCCGCGTCGCAACCTGGGCCGCGACATCCCGGTGCTCCTGATGGTGGGACGCGACGACACGGTCGGCGGCCCGCAGAGCGTGCACCGCCTCGCGGATGCATATCGGACCCGCTCGGGCCTCACCGACGTCACCACCCTCGTCTACCCGGGCGCGCGGCACGAGATCTTCAACGAGGTCATGCAGGAGGATGTGCGCGGCGACCTCGTCCGCTGGCTCGACGCGCGTTTCCCTGCCCGCGACTGA
- a CDS encoding glycoside hydrolase family 6 protein: protein MTSTSPRPRRLAVGLTALLAGALALPLGAGAAAAAEPDLAGSTLYVNPFSTTLEAAQSLSGQARDDAQLLGSIPSAEWFTKGTPAEVEAAARAYVDGATAAGAMPVLVAYNLPYRDCSQYSAGGAADTAAYEAWIDGLAAGIGDRAATVILEPDGLGIIPWYTNLDGSQEWCKPAEADPATAAADRFEQLGYAVDALGALSSTNVYLDGTHSAWLNVGDISNRLITAGVERADGFFLNASNYQFTANLSAYGRWISSCIEYVTAVKPGAFGDCGNQYWNGGPATNWSGVAMSNYGEWTSANPDPALNTAGVDSRYASILGGVQPTTHFVIDTSRNGVGPWQAPAGVYSDPEDWCNPPGRGLGARPTTETGDSLIDAYLWIKVPGESDGKCYRGTGGPLDPERGMEDPAAGQWFPEQARELIALANPPLAPLDCHVAWDASGAGKAASVRLRVDGAAAGEPWTVSFVLAGDQKVTKATHATVAQTGHAVSVTGSGAKPGNAPDAVLSVKGAAEQPWIFWLDGRACTSD from the coding sequence ATGACCTCGACATCCCCCCGACCCCGACGACTCGCTGTGGGGCTGACGGCCCTCCTGGCGGGCGCGCTCGCGCTGCCTCTCGGCGCGGGTGCCGCCGCAGCGGCCGAGCCGGATCTCGCCGGTTCGACGCTCTATGTCAATCCCTTCAGCACGACGCTCGAGGCCGCGCAGTCGCTCTCGGGCCAGGCTCGCGACGACGCCCAACTGCTCGGCAGCATCCCCTCGGCCGAATGGTTCACGAAGGGGACGCCGGCGGAGGTGGAGGCCGCCGCCCGTGCCTACGTCGACGGCGCGACCGCCGCGGGAGCCATGCCCGTGCTCGTCGCCTACAACCTGCCGTACCGCGACTGCTCGCAGTACTCGGCGGGCGGCGCCGCCGACACCGCCGCGTACGAGGCGTGGATCGACGGACTCGCGGCGGGCATCGGCGATCGCGCTGCGACGGTGATCCTCGAGCCGGACGGGCTCGGGATCATCCCCTGGTACACGAACCTCGACGGATCGCAGGAGTGGTGCAAGCCCGCGGAGGCCGACCCGGCGACGGCCGCCGCGGACCGCTTCGAGCAGCTCGGCTACGCCGTCGACGCGCTCGGCGCGCTGTCCTCGACCAACGTCTACCTCGACGGCACCCACTCGGCGTGGCTCAACGTCGGCGACATCAGCAACAGGCTGATCACCGCGGGCGTCGAGCGCGCCGACGGGTTCTTCCTCAATGCGTCGAACTACCAGTTCACGGCCAACCTGTCGGCGTACGGGCGCTGGATCTCGTCCTGCATCGAGTACGTCACGGCCGTCAAGCCGGGCGCCTTCGGCGACTGCGGCAACCAGTACTGGAACGGCGGCCCGGCGACGAACTGGTCGGGCGTCGCGATGTCGAACTACGGCGAGTGGACCTCGGCCAACCCGGATCCGGCCCTCAACACCGCGGGCGTCGACTCGCGCTACGCGTCGATCCTGGGCGGCGTCCAGCCGACGACGCACTTCGTGATCGACACGAGCCGCAACGGCGTCGGGCCGTGGCAGGCGCCGGCCGGCGTGTACTCCGACCCCGAGGACTGGTGCAACCCGCCGGGACGTGGCCTGGGCGCGCGACCCACGACCGAGACGGGCGACAGCCTCATCGACGCCTACCTGTGGATCAAGGTGCCGGGCGAGTCCGACGGCAAGTGCTACCGCGGCACGGGCGGCCCGCTCGACCCGGAGCGGGGCATGGAGGACCCGGCGGCGGGCCAGTGGTTCCCCGAGCAGGCGCGCGAGCTCATCGCCCTCGCGAACCCGCCGCTCGCGCCCCTCGACTGCCACGTCGCGTGGGACGCCTCGGGCGCGGGCAAGGCCGCATCGGTCCGCCTGCGGGTCGACGGCGCGGCCGCCGGCGAGCCGTGGACCGTGTCGTTCGTCCTCGCGGGCGACCAGAAGGTGACCAAAGCCACGCACGCGACGGTGGCTCAGACCGGGCACGCCGTCTCGGTGACCGGGTCGGGTGCCAAGCCCGGCAACGCCCCCGACGCCGTGCTGAGCGTCAAGGGTGCGGCCGAGCAGCCGTGGATCTTCTGGCTCGACGGGCGGGCGTGCACCTCGGACTGA
- a CDS encoding DEAD/DEAH box helicase, translating to MPTFLDLGVPEALASVLAATGKTQPFAIQRDTLPDSLAGRDVLGRGRTGSGKTIAFALPLVARLSGAFAARRTPGRPRGLVLAPTRELATQIAATIKPLADVSGLTVTTIFGGVSQKPQEQALRAGVDIVVACPGRLEDLMKQKVVDLSAVEITVLDEADHMADLGFLPGVTRILTATPQGGQRMLFSATLDRGVDSLVRRFLRDEVLHEVDEESVPQGVMTHRVFVVSADEKSELVRHLASGRGRRILFTRTKHQAKKLAKQLTASGIPSVDLHGNLGQGARERNLAAFGAPADKGGVRVLVATDVAARGVHVDEVELVVHVDPPVEHKAYLHRSGRTARAGAEGVVVTVAIDAQRGEVKDLLRKAQVAAPLEPVTADHSSVAELVGDPAPRVAPSAAPVQQGGQRPAGQRGGGQRSGASAGRGGSSVGSTDGGSRRRRGGRGGAGQASEQPARQGGRQAGAGRSGDAVSKQQAPTQHSAKQQPSGAKRSGQSGAGRPASAAQKFTTGSTVAEIRRGSRTPNRRARG from the coding sequence ATGCCTACCTTCCTCGACCTCGGCGTTCCCGAGGCCCTCGCCTCCGTCCTCGCCGCCACCGGCAAGACCCAGCCCTTCGCCATCCAGCGGGACACCCTCCCCGACTCGCTCGCGGGCCGCGACGTCCTCGGCCGCGGCCGCACCGGCTCCGGCAAGACCATCGCGTTCGCGCTCCCGCTCGTGGCGCGCCTCTCCGGGGCGTTCGCCGCCCGCCGCACGCCCGGCCGCCCGCGCGGCCTGGTGCTCGCTCCGACGCGCGAGCTCGCGACGCAGATCGCCGCGACGATCAAGCCGCTGGCGGATGTCTCGGGCCTCACCGTCACCACCATCTTCGGCGGCGTTAGCCAGAAGCCGCAGGAGCAGGCGCTCCGCGCGGGCGTCGACATCGTCGTGGCCTGCCCCGGCCGGCTCGAAGACCTCATGAAGCAGAAGGTCGTCGACCTCTCCGCCGTCGAGATCACGGTGCTCGACGAGGCCGACCACATGGCCGACCTCGGCTTCCTGCCGGGTGTCACCCGCATCCTCACCGCGACGCCCCAGGGCGGCCAGCGCATGCTTTTCAGCGCCACGCTCGACCGCGGCGTCGACAGCCTCGTCCGCCGCTTCCTGCGCGACGAGGTGCTCCACGAGGTCGACGAGGAGTCGGTTCCCCAAGGCGTGATGACCCACCGGGTCTTCGTCGTCTCGGCCGACGAGAAGTCCGAGCTCGTGCGCCACCTCGCTTCGGGCCGCGGTCGCCGCATCCTCTTCACCCGTACCAAGCACCAGGCCAAGAAGCTCGCGAAGCAGCTCACCGCCTCCGGGATCCCGTCGGTCGACCTGCACGGCAACCTCGGACAGGGTGCGCGCGAGCGCAACCTCGCCGCGTTCGGCGCCCCCGCCGACAAGGGCGGCGTCCGGGTGCTCGTCGCCACCGACGTCGCCGCGCGCGGCGTCCACGTCGACGAGGTCGAGCTGGTCGTCCACGTCGACCCGCCCGTCGAGCACAAGGCGTATCTGCACCGCTCGGGTCGCACCGCTCGCGCCGGCGCCGAGGGCGTCGTCGTCACGGTCGCGATCGACGCGCAGCGCGGCGAGGTCAAGGACCTGCTCCGCAAGGCGCAGGTCGCGGCTCCTCTCGAGCCCGTCACGGCCGACCATTCGTCCGTCGCCGAACTCGTCGGCGACCCCGCGCCGCGCGTCGCGCCGAGCGCCGCCCCCGTCCAGCAGGGCGGCCAGCGCCCGGCGGGGCAGCGTGGCGGCGGTCAGCGCTCCGGCGCGTCGGCCGGTCGCGGCGGTTCTTCGGTCGGCTCGACCGACGGCGGTTCCCGTCGTCGCCGCGGCGGTCGCGGCGGTGCCGGACAGGCGAGCGAGCAGCCCGCGCGCCAGGGCGGCCGTCAGGCCGGCGCCGGCCGTTCCGGCGACGCCGTGTCGAAGCAGCAGGCACCCACGCAGCACTCCGCGAAGCAGCAGCCCTCGGGCGCGAAGCGCTCGGGTCAGTCCGGTGCCGGTCGCCCCGCGTCGGCGGCGCAGAAGTTCACGACCGGCAGCACGGTCGCCGAGATCCGCCGGGGCTCCCGCACGCCGAACCGCCGCGCCCGCGGCTGA
- a CDS encoding biotin/lipoate A/B protein ligase family protein, with translation MHGEYKVPGGKLVVVDLEVRDGRIADFHLAGDFFLEPDDALLDIDAAVNGLPAESDVATIAAAVRSALPQGAQLLGFTPESVGTAVRRSLVTAPGWRDFEWEVVHDKPVSPRMNLALDEVLTTRVGDGRRKPTLRMWEWDESAVVIGSFQSYRNEVDPEGAERHGFDVVRRISGGGAMLMAANSIVTYSLYVPASLVAGMTFADSYAFLDDWVLQALRSLGIEATYQPLNDIASPQGKIGGAAQKRLANGGVLHHATLSYDMDGQVMTEVLRIGREKLSDKGTASAAKRVDPLRSQTGLSREAVIERFIDTFSNLYGAVPGHITEEEYAEAEALVESKFATDAWLHRVP, from the coding sequence ATGCACGGCGAATACAAGGTGCCCGGAGGAAAGCTCGTCGTCGTCGACCTCGAGGTTCGCGACGGCAGGATCGCCGACTTCCACCTCGCGGGCGACTTCTTCCTCGAGCCCGACGATGCGCTGCTCGACATCGACGCTGCTGTGAACGGCCTTCCTGCCGAGTCGGATGTCGCCACCATCGCCGCCGCGGTCCGCTCGGCGCTCCCCCAAGGAGCGCAGCTGCTCGGGTTCACGCCGGAGTCGGTGGGCACCGCCGTGCGGCGATCGCTCGTCACGGCGCCGGGCTGGCGCGACTTCGAGTGGGAGGTCGTCCACGACAAGCCGGTCTCGCCGCGGATGAACCTCGCGCTCGACGAGGTGCTGACGACTCGCGTCGGCGATGGTCGCCGCAAGCCCACGCTGCGCATGTGGGAGTGGGACGAGTCAGCCGTCGTCATCGGCTCGTTCCAGTCGTATCGCAACGAGGTCGACCCCGAAGGGGCCGAGCGCCACGGGTTCGACGTCGTCCGTCGCATCTCCGGCGGGGGAGCCATGCTCATGGCGGCGAACTCGATCGTGACCTACTCGCTGTACGTCCCGGCATCCCTCGTCGCGGGAATGACCTTCGCCGACTCGTACGCGTTCCTCGACGACTGGGTGCTGCAGGCGCTGCGCTCGCTCGGCATCGAGGCGACCTACCAGCCGCTCAACGACATCGCGAGCCCGCAGGGCAAGATCGGCGGTGCGGCGCAGAAGCGGCTCGCGAACGGCGGAGTGCTGCATCACGCGACCCTGAGCTACGACATGGACGGCCAGGTGATGACCGAGGTGCTGCGCATCGGCCGCGAGAAGCTCAGCGACAAGGGGACGGCGTCGGCGGCCAAGCGCGTGGATCCGCTGCGCAGCCAGACCGGCCTCTCGCGCGAGGCGGTCATCGAGCGGTTCATCGACACGTTCTCCAACCTCTACGGCGCGGTGCCGGGGCATATCACCGAAGAGGAATACGCCGAGGCCGAGGCGCTCGTGGAGTCCAAGTTCGCGACCGACGCGTGGCTGCACCGGGTGCCGTGA
- a CDS encoding site-specific DNA-methyltransferase: MAAPGAVSAPSPGRVWIHEGDNLEVVRTFADGSFTLVYLDPPFNTGRVQQRAVETARTAQAPGGEASVAPEQQTTDAAAIVRRGFHGREYERLRGDLRAYDDRFDDYWGFLEPRLAEAWRLLAPDGTLYLHLDYREAHYAKVLMDALFGRERFLNELIWAYDYGAKTRKRWPTKHDTILVYVKDPARYWFDSEAVDREPYMAPGLVTPEKAERGKLPTDVWWHTIVPTTGREKTGYPTQKPEGILRRIIQASTRPGDRVLDFFAGSGTTGAVASALGRDAVLVDDNPEAIAIMRERMPHGIETRCEPD; the protein is encoded by the coding sequence GTGGCTGCACCGGGTGCCGTGAGCGCTCCGTCGCCGGGCCGCGTGTGGATCCACGAGGGCGACAATCTCGAGGTCGTGCGCACCTTCGCCGACGGCTCGTTCACCCTTGTGTACCTCGACCCTCCGTTCAACACGGGCCGCGTGCAGCAGCGCGCGGTCGAGACGGCACGCACCGCGCAGGCGCCGGGTGGCGAGGCATCCGTCGCTCCCGAACAGCAGACGACGGATGCCGCGGCCATCGTGCGACGCGGGTTCCACGGACGCGAGTACGAGCGGCTGCGCGGCGACCTCCGCGCCTACGACGACCGGTTCGACGACTACTGGGGGTTCCTCGAGCCGCGGCTCGCGGAGGCGTGGCGGCTGCTCGCCCCCGACGGCACGCTGTACCTGCACCTGGACTATCGCGAGGCCCACTACGCCAAAGTGCTCATGGACGCGCTGTTCGGGCGCGAGCGCTTCCTCAACGAACTCATCTGGGCCTACGACTACGGGGCCAAGACCCGCAAGCGGTGGCCGACGAAGCACGACACGATCCTCGTGTACGTCAAGGATCCGGCGAGGTACTGGTTCGACTCCGAAGCGGTCGACCGCGAGCCGTACATGGCGCCCGGCCTGGTGACGCCCGAGAAGGCCGAGCGCGGCAAGCTCCCGACCGACGTGTGGTGGCACACGATCGTCCCGACGACGGGCCGCGAGAAGACCGGCTACCCGACGCAGAAGCCCGAAGGCATCCTGCGCCGCATCATCCAGGCGTCGACCCGGCCGGGCGACAGAGTGCTGGACTTCTTCGCGGGGAGCGGCACGACGGGCGCCGTCGCGTCGGCCCTCGGACGCGATGCGGTGCTCGTCGACGACAACCCCGAGGCGATCGCGATCATGCGCGAGCGGATGCCGCATGGCATCGAGACTCGCTGCGAACCGGACTGA